One Manihot esculenta cultivar AM560-2 chromosome 6, M.esculenta_v8, whole genome shotgun sequence DNA segment encodes these proteins:
- the LOC122723849 gene encoding GDSL esterase/lipase At5g03980-like has translation MASSKLLFPLLLCSLFLFLLLPTSNAHLLKACEFEAIYNLGDSISDTGNLIQEDPASVFSRLPYGQNLYRNPTGRCSNGLLIIDFIAKSAGIPLLEAYLNASSSKTHGVNFAVAGSTALPVEFLAEKGVIAPVTNSSLTKQLNWMHTHFNTTCHSSKEKHKRSLFMVGEIGGNDYNYAFFQGKSIDELKSMVSDVVKAIKEAVMRVIGFGAARVIVPGNFPIGCMPIYLSGFHSNDSSEYDEFHCLKGLNNFAMYHNEQLQQAIKELQEENPKVNIVYGDYYNAYKWILSKAALLGFDPKSLQKACCGSGGDYDFSLNRMCGAPNVPVCPTPQEHISWDGVHSTEKAYFFMARWIIRNIFQKLKCIA, from the exons tcttctgccTACATCTAATGCTCATCTTCTCAAGGCTTGTGAGTTTGAGGCCATATACAACCTTGGGGATTCAATTTCTGACACTGGCAATTTGATCCAAGAGGACCCTGCTTCTGTTTTTTCTAGACTTCCCTATGGCCAAAACCTGTACAGGAATCCAACTGGTAGATGCTCCAATGGCTTgctcattattgatttcattG CAAAATCAGCTGGTATTCCACTTCTTGAAGCATATTTGAATGCTAGTTCCAGCAAGACACATGGCGTGAATTTTGCAGTTGCTGGCTCTACTGCATTGCCTGTGGAATTTCTTGCAGAAAAAGGAGTGATTGCCCCTGTCACCAATAGTTCTCTTACCAAACAACTCAACTGGATGCATACCCATTTCAATACAACCTGCCATAGTTCCAAAG AGAAACATAAGAGATCTTTGTTCATGGTTGGGGAGATTGGAGGCAATGATTATAACTATGCTTTCTTTCAAGGCAAgagtattgatgagttgaaGTCCATGGTATCTGATGTTGTTAAAGCTATCAAAGAAGCTGTTATG agggttattggatTTGGTGCTGCTCGGGTTATTGTTCCTGGGAATTTTCCAATCGGTTGCATGCCCATATATCTTAGTGGATTTCACTCCAATGATTCTAGTGAATATGATGAATTTCATTGCCTCAAAGGACTGAATAACTTTGCAATGTATCACAATGAGCAACTCCAGCAAGCAATTAAAGAATTGCAAGAAGAGAATCCAAAAGTGAATATAGTATATGGGGATTACTACAATGCCTACAAGTGGATTTTGAGTAAAGCTGCATTGCTTG GGTTTGATCCAAAATCACTGCAAAAGGCTTGTTGTGGGAGTGGAGGTGATTATGATTTTAGTCTTAATAGAATGTGTGGGGCTCCTAACGTACCAGTTTGTCCTACACCTCAAGAACATATCAGTTGGGATGGAGTACATTCAACTGAAAAGGCCTATTTCTTCATGGCTCGATGGATCATTCGCAACATCTTCCAAAAGCTTAAGTGCATAGCTTGa